In Embleya scabrispora, the DNA window TAGGCAGCAGTCGTCGCACCGGCTGACGAGAACCCACCGGTCGGCGACAGGCGACGGTCCCAGACTTACCCGGGCCGCGGTCGACACACCGCGGTCTGACATCAAGGAGTTCATCAAGTGGCACGCGTCAAGCGGTCGGTCAACGCCCACAAGAAGCGCCGCGTCATCCTCGAGCGGGCGTCCGGCTACCGCGGCCAGCGGTCCCGTCTGTACAGGAAGGCCAAGGAGCAGGTCACCCACTCCATGGTCTACAACTACAACGACCGCAAGAAGCGGAAGGGGGACTTCCGTCAGCTGTGGATCCAGCGCATCAA includes these proteins:
- the rplT gene encoding 50S ribosomal protein L20 is translated as MARVKRSVNAHKKRRVILERASGYRGQRSRLYRKAKEQVTHSMVYNYNDRKKRKGDFRQLWIQRINAAARLNGMTYNRFVQGLKAAGVEIDRKMLAELAVNDAPAFAALVEVAQKALPADVNAKKEDAAA